A DNA window from Zingiber officinale cultivar Zhangliang chromosome 3A, Zo_v1.1, whole genome shotgun sequence contains the following coding sequences:
- the LOC122050866 gene encoding uncharacterized protein LOC122050866 yields the protein MLSCALFERVDVVRKSVDLKEEDPWTLKSTSPKKSRKKAAAKDNRYSSLGLDKFSSLLSDLQARRVAIAVESEDKPAPMLIWFRFSDSNDCVPIVLRLNDETKQFGRLKNSPEPPPPPPAEEKKPVNEVDLPPAVSHNGGGWSWRPKYQWPLVLVLILVCLMFARTFAILCTTVWWHMVPSMQGEEGRKQRRRVKKKKINSNDIL from the coding sequence ATGTTGTCATGTGCGTTGTTTGAAAGAGTAGATGTTGTAAGGAAGAGCGTCGACTTGAAGGAGGAGGATCCATGGACGCTGAAATCGACCTCGCCAAAGAAGTCAAGGAAGAAAGCAGCAGCCAAAGACAATCGGTATTCGAGTTTGGGCCTCGACAAGTTCTCCTCGTTGCTCTCCGACCTACAAGCTCGAAGGGTGGCGATCGCAGTTGAATCGGAGGACAAGCCGGCGCCGATGCTAATCTGGTTCCGCTTCTCGGATTCAAATGACTGCGTGCCGATCGTCCTGAGGCTCAACGACGAGACAAAGCAGTTCGGTCGCCTGAAAAATTCGCCGGAGCCGCCTCCTCCACCGCCGGCGGAGGAGAAGAAGCcagtcaacgaggttgacttgCCTCCGGCGGTCAGTCATAACGGAGGAGGATGGTCCTGGAGACCTAAATATCAGTGGCCTCTCGTGCTGGTTTTGATCCTTGTGTGCTTGATGTTCGCGAGGACGTTCGCCATATTGTGCACCACCGTGTGGTGGCACATGGTGCCGAGCATGcagggagaagaaggaaggaaacaGAGGAGGcgggtgaagaagaagaagatcaacagCAATGACATCCTGTAA
- the LOC122053243 gene encoding tryptophan synthase beta chain 1-like, translating into MAASANSVIGNPIVGLAKSSPSSSAFLGARIHLRGERSGRSASASPSSALAVSCAMSGNIAAVEAEKNGKPGLGPRPDSFGRFGRFGGKYVPETLMYALFELEEAFRALSKDEDFQKELDGILRDYVGRESPLYFAERLTEHYRRSNGEGPHIYLKREDLNHTGAHKINNAVAQALLAKRLGKKRIIAETGAGQHGVATATVCARFGLECIVYMGAQDMERQALNVFRMRLLGAEVRGVHSGTATLKDATSEAIRDWVTNVETTHYILGSVAGPHPYPMLVREFHAVIGKETRKQALEKWGGKPDVLVACVGGGSNAMGLFHEFVDDTDVRLVGVEAAGFGLDSGKHAATLTKGEVGVLHGAMSYLLQDDDGQIIEPHSISAGLDYPGVGPEHSYLKDIGRAEYFSVTDEQALEAFKRLSRLEGIIPALETSHALAYLEELCPTLPDGAKVVLNCSGRGDKDVHTAIKHLQL; encoded by the exons ATGGCTGCTTCGGCGAACTCTGTTATCGGAAACCCTATCGTCGGCCTCGCCAAGTCATCTCCGTCGTCGTCGGCTTTCCTCGGAGCCCGAATCCACCTGCGAGGCGAGCGGTCGGGCCGTAGCGCCTCCGCTTCGCCATCATCCGCCCTTGCTGTTTCCTGCGCCATGTCTGGGAATATCGCGGCCGTTGAGGCGGAGAAGAATGGAAAGCCTGGATTGGGGCCGAGGCCGGATTCCTTCGGCCGTTTCGGACGGTTTGGGGGGAAGTACGTGCCGGAAACCTTAATGTACGCCCTCTTCGAACTGGAAGAGGCGTTCCGGGCGCTCTCGAAAGATGAGGACTTCCAG AAAGAGTTGGATGGAATTCTCAGGGATTATGTCGGCCGAGAAAGCCCACTTTACTTTGCAGAACGGCTCACAGAGCATTACAGACGCTCTAATGGTGAAGGTCCACATATTTATCTGAAGAGAGAAGATCTTAATCATACAGGTGCTCACAAGATCAATAATGCTGTTGCACAAGCCTTACTTGCCAAAAGGCTGGGAAAGAAGCGTATCATAGCTGAGACCGGAGCAGGTCAGCATGGAGTTGCTACTGCTACAGTTTGCGCTCGGTTTGGCTTGGAATGTATTGTTTATATGGGTGCCCAGGATATGGAAAGGCAAGCCCTCAATGTATTCAGAATGAGGCTTCTTGGAGCAGAG GTAAGAGGTGTCCATTCTGGAACTGCCACACTCAAGGATGCCACATCAGAAGCTATACGTGACTGGGTGACCAATGTTGAGACTACACATTACATTTTAGGGTCTGTAGCAGGTCCACATCCTTACCCAATGCTTGTTCGAGAATTTCATGCAGTCATAGGCAAAGAGACAAGAAAGCAAGCTTTGGAGAAGTGGGGTGGAAAGCCAGATGTTCTTGTTGCATGTGTTGGTGGAGGCTCAAATGCCATGGGACTCTTCCATGAATTTGTCGATGATACAGATGTAAGATTAGTTGGTGTAGAGGCTGCTGGATTTGGGTTGGACAGTGGTAAACATGCAGCAACGTTAACAAAGGGAGAAGTGGGGGTTCTACATGGTGCCATGAGTTATTTGCTGCAGGATGATGATGGTCAAATCATCGAGCCTCATTCTATAAGTGCTGG GTTGGACTACCCTGGAGTTGGACCTGAGCACAGCTATTTGAAGGATATTGGCCGTGCTGAATACTTTAGCGTCACAGATGAACAGGCTTTGGAAG CTTTCAAGCGGCTGTCACGCCTGGAGGGCATCATCCCTGCTCTTGAGACCTCTCATGCACTGGCCTACCTGGAAGAACTTTGCCCAACTCTCCCAGACGGCGCTAAGGTGGTTCTCAACTGCAGTGGAAGGGGAGATAAGGATGTCCATACTGCTATAAAACATCTTCAACTATAA